In Bacteroidetes bacterium GWF2_43_63, the genomic stretch GTCGGGAGAATATTTATTTGCGCCTCGGCAACCAGACGCGAAAAATCGTCGGTACCCAAATTATCTTTCAGCTCAATATGATTGTATTTTTTTACGGCGGCCCGCAGTTCCTTGCTCGGTTTATTTCCGGCAATTACCAGCGGATAATCGAGATTGCTGAACACTTCGTTCACAAGATATAGCGCAGCGCGGTTGTTTTCGCTCACATCGAGGCTGCCATGATAAAGCGCAAAGGAGCCCAGTCCGTGTTGAATGTTTATCTTCTCAGATGGATGAAAGGCGCTTACAGTGCAGATATTGGAGTTGATTTGCGAAAAGTGCAACTCATCATTTTTAGATATTGTGAGAATTCCGGCTGCATATGAAAGATTTTTTTCAAAACGCTTCAGCTTGCGCGACTCACTCTGAAAATACAGCATTTTAAGCGGATCCGATTCGGCCTGGGCAAGTCCGTTATAATATTCATGCTCGATATTGTGAGTTCGAACAAATAGTTTCTTATGGGCAAGCGTAGGATGCGCAAGATACATGCAGGTATGGATTCCTTCGAACAGCACAGGATGCGCATCGGCAGCCAGTCGCTTCAAAAGCTCATCCGACGAACGTGAAACTACAATAAAAGGTTTCGATGATAAAATTCCGGTTTTATTGTTATTGCGCGGATAATAAAACACCTTATCGCAGAGCGCATTCAGAGCCGATTCGCGCTTACGTCCGCCATACTGAAAATTATGCAGAATAATCTTCACGCCTTCACGATGCAAAGCTTCCAGTTTGTAATACACATCAATGGCACCGCCGTAATTGGCAGGGTAGGGAATATCGAAGGAGACGATATGGAGCTTTTTATCCGAGGTATTCGCGTAATTTTTCATTCAATTCTCTTGATTCATTTTCCCAGCACAGTATCGCAGATACTTTCGACGAATTATTTTTCCATTCGTTTAATTGCGCCTCGTCCGATATCATTTTATTCACAGTTGCTGCCAGCGCATCAGGGTCCGAACTTGCTGTCACAGTGCCGACTGCATAAGTATTGACAATTTTGGCCACTTCAACCAGATTGGTACACATCACGGCAATGCCGGCCTGAATGTAGTCGAAAATTTTATTTGGCAGGCTGAAGCGATAGTTGATGTTGGTGTCTTTATCGAGCGTCAGGCCAATGTCTGCAGCCATGGTATATTGCATCAGATATTCGCGATTCATAGGCGCCATGGTGATTACTTTGTCCTGCAGCTTTTCATCAGCTACCATTTTTTGAATCACCGGAAACACATCACCACCTCCAATAATGAGCAGCAGTGCGCCTTCGACTTGTTTCATAGCCAGCACCATTTCTTCTACACCGCGATCGATGTTGATACCACGACCCTGGACCAGCAGAATTTTTTTGTCATTCGGTAGTCCAAGTTCAGCGCGGGTTTTCGGATTTTTTATTGTATTTCGCAGCGGCACATTGCGTACCACAAGCACCGGAATATTGTATTCTTTTCTGAATAAATCAGCGATGGAATCATTCACGGTGATCATGAACGGAAGCTTAGGCACAATGCGACTTTCGATGCGTTTCCAGAATTTCTGCACGCGTGGTCTTCCTTCAAGTTCGGGCACGCCGGTGAAATATTCGTGGCTATCGAAAACAAGTTTCTTTCCTTTCAGTTTTGTTGCCAGGCGGCTTGCCCAGAGGGTATCGAGGTCATTGGCCCACACAGCATCGAAGCGTGAAAAGAGCAAACGGAAGAATAAATGAACATTGAATACTGCATAAAATGCAGGTCCTTTGCGGAAAGGCAACCTCATGCGAATGCAGCTGTATGGCCGCGCGGGCATCGGGAGACTGTCGGGCAGGCGCCGCCCGATGAGTGTGACATCGTAGCCCATTTCATGCATCAACATACAGGAGCGATGCACCCGTTGGTCAGTCACAAGATCATTGATTACCGCTGAAATTATTTTCATCGATGACAAAATTAGCCAAAAATTCCGTGACACGCCAAAAACGTGGAAAGAGGTGATGTAATATAATTGGTGCAAGACGGGAGGCAGCTGGGCTATACCCTGTATCTTTCGATACAATTTTTCTCCATTTCATTTCGAAAAATCACTCAAGATGACAGGGCTGGGAAGATAGCTCCAACCGTGCTGTCATCCTGAGACCCGCGTGTAGTCATTCTGACATTACGCGACAAGCACCAGCAAAACGCGTTTTGCAACCTGTCACGATAGCTATCGTGAAAAAAATGACACTTTAAGTCGCTGTCATCCTGTTCCGATAGCCATCGGAATTCGCTCCTTTAGCGCTTCTTGCGAATTAGCTTGCGAAGTATCGAAGGAGACAGCGAAGGTCAACAGAAGTAGTGTCTGAAGTATAAAATGAGATCCCGGTTGTGCAAGCATAGACGAAACACAGACTGCGACCGGGAACTTAACGTTCACTTCTGTTGAATTTTCAAAAATCACTTACATGAAATAGCTATAGACAAGCTGACAGCTGATTCCTACATTTTCGTCCGGGTAAACAAACCTGCTTCAATACTGTAGGTTTTCTTTCCGGCAACTGCCGTACTGAAGCCGCCGTTGAAATTAGTCACAGAAGTATAAATACAGGGCACAACGATATTTCCATATTTATCAATAAAGCCCCATTTGCCATTGATTTTGACAGCCGCATAACCTTCTGAAAAATTCTCAACTTCATCACAAATAATTTTACTTACTTCAACACCGCGTGAGTTGCAGAAGCCCCATTTGCCATCCTTTTGCACTGCTGCCATGTCGTCGGAAAAATTATTCACGAAATCATATTTGTAATCGATGATTGTTTTGCCTGCACTGTCCATAATGCCCCACCGGCCATTTTTGCTGGCTTTTGTGGTGCCATCACGAAAGATCCCGATTTCATCAAATTCCAAAGGAATAATCACATTATTTTCGGCATCGATAAATCCAGTCTTTCCTTCACGCGTGGCAACTGCAGTTTGAATTTCGCTGAAATCACTGATGTACGAATATTCTACAGGAATACTTGCCTCTCCATCGAGATTCAGGTATCCATACAATTTTCCTTTTCGCACTTTATACCAAATCGGATTGTAATTGTAAGACTCCGGATCAGTTGAATATTTAGGAACCATTTCATCGTAAATAAAAGGAACTACCTCATTTCCTTTCATATCGATGAGTCCGTATTTTCCATCCATCTGCGCAATTGCAATGCTGTAATAGCTGAATGATTCTGCATAATCGAATTTCAATGGAATCACTTCCTCGCCAATACCATTGATAAAACCATATTTGCTATCCAGACTCACCAGTGCCAAGCCACTGTAAAATTCGCTGATTTCATCGTAGTTGACATTTATTTTCTCACCTTTATAATTTATCAGCGAATATTTTTCACCATCGTAAAAATAGGTCACATCCGATTCCGTGAATGATCCGCAATATGAGTATTCAACTGGTATTACAACATTGCCTTTAAAATCAATAAAGCCGGTGTAATCACCCTTATTAACCTGCAAAAGATCATGCCCGGCGTAATAATAATAATCGTATTTCCCAACAGGAATTACCTCGTTGCCGCTTTTATCCATTATCCAGTTTTCTCCATCGCGCGAAACAATGCAAATGTCATTATAGAAAACTGAAACACTCTCGTTTTCGTAAGGAAGAATGACTTTTCCGTTACCATCAATCAAACCAACATAGTTATCCTTGGAGGCACAGTACAGGCCGAATTCGCGAGCTTCTATCCAATCGTATTCAACCGGAAGGATTTCTTTTCCACTGTTAAGAAAAAGTCCGCTCATTTCTGCATCAGCATTATAAATCAGCAAATGTGATTTCGAAATCCGGCGAATTTCAGTGTATAATTCAGGAATGACTTCCTGTCCATCAAGTCCAATAGCACCCCACGAATAATCAGAACTGACGAGGGCTACACCATTTTCGAACAACGAGTTCATAATGTATTTTGCAGGAACAATTTCCTTTCCTGATTTGTCAATAAAACCGGTTAATCCATTGTCGTTAAATGCAGCACGGCCTTCACTAAACGAAGACACAGAGCCGAATTTGAGTGGAATTATTTCTTTTCCGCTATTATCAATAAAGCCCCATTTTTCATCGAGCATCACTGCGGCTACACCTTCGTGGAAGTCTCCGGCATCGTGATAGCGCGGCTGAACGACAATGTCTCCTTTTTTATTAATATAACCAATCAGGTTGTCTTCTGTAAAATAGGCCATGCCTTCCGAAAACTTGTTGAGGTGAGGAAATCGGGGGCTGGTCAAAATTTTACCTTTGGTTGTCATCAATCCGTATTGACCATCTTCGCCATACTGAATCATGCCTTCATTCATAGGCATGCAGTATTTGTAAATGAATGGAACCACAATGTTGCCCGCTGTATCGATGCAGCCCGACCCACTTTCCTTTTTGCCAAAAATGAGACCTTCAGTAACATCGCTGTTTACCAGAAAATCAATTTTAATGCGTTGATTCCCTTTGATATCGATGAAACCGCGATAATCTTCATTTTCGACATAGGCAAATCCTTCGCTAAAGCTATTTGCCACATCGTAAATGGAAGGAATGACGGTGGAGCCGTTTCCATCAATGAAACCGTATTTGTAAGTCATATAATCCTGTGAAGGAATAAGCGTGTCTTTCTGGCCGTTAGCTGCAGAAGGCTGTACGAGCATTAATGTTGCAAAGACCACTGAAGCAAAAAGCGCGATATATTTCATTGATTTTTTCTTCAAATGTATTAATGTTTTTGTTGCCGGAATGAGCCGGGCCAAAAATAAAAGTCAAAACTTTATTAAAATGGAGGCTGTAACCCTCGAAGGGTTTCAAACCCTTCGAGGGTTAGTTTATCAAATTGCCGAATTTTTGTATTTTTGAATATCAAAACCAGCTTTCATGAAAAAGACCGATACAAAAAAGACCGCAAATAAATCAGAAAAAAAAGATGCTCCGAAAAAAGGAACTCCTGTGAAGAAGGTTGAGGTTAAGGAAAAGGCTAAGGTTGAGAAAAAGGTCGAGGCTAAGGATAAGGTCAAGGCTAAGGTTGAGGCTAAGAAGAAGGCTAAGGTTGAGGCTAAGGTCAAGGACAAGGCTAAGGTTGAGGTCAAGAAGAAGGTCAAGGTCGAGGCTAAGGTCAAGGTCGAGGTTAAGGATAAGGTGGAGGTCAAGGATAAGGTCAAGAAAGAGGTCGGGAAGAAAGAGAAGGTCACGCGTCGGAGTCACGCGTCAGGAGACGCGCGCCCAGAGACGCGCGCCCAGGTTGAAAAAAAGGACGAGGTCAAGAAAAAGGATAAGATGAAGGTTGAGGAGCCGGAAGCTGAAAATTATTCTTCAGCAGAATTGCCGGAAGAGGTGATTGAAGAGAAAAATCCAAAAGCCCCAAAAAAGAAAAAGAAAAAAGGCGGCGAAAACCAGCTGGCGCTTGATTTCTGATGATGCAGTGAGTTGCCACGAGGGCACAAAGACACCGAAAGATATAAGAAATCAGATATTTGATTTTAGATTGTCTCTTCACTGGCGCGGATATGCCATCCGTGACAGTGATAACTTCGGCGCCGCGCAGCCCCTGCTGTCACACTGAGTGATTTTTCGGAATGAAATGAAGAAAAATTGTATCGAAGTGCAGCAGGACCCGCAGTCTTCTTTCATGCCCGCTGCGAAGCTGGCGGGGATACGTTTGAAGCTTGTCTTTTTTTTCAGATAGTCATTTCAAACACTCAGAATGACATCGGGTAACATGACCTCGTGGCATTATTCCTTAATTGGCGCTATCGCTGTGGTGAAAGCTTTGTAACTATGTTTTGCAGTCTAAAAATCAGCTTATAATGCGACATTCAAAAATTCTTCATTCATACGATTCATATAAACTAAGCTTATTTTTAAGTGTAGTAATTTCATCCTGCATGGTATTTATTCGTTGCAACAAATGGCAAATGGTTTCAATGCCTTCAATGTTAATATCAAGTTCGTAATAGAAGCGGATGAATTTTTCTAATTGCTGGAGCTGGTTTATTTCAATGAATTGCGTTTCCTGAACAGTAATAATTTCGATCAATCCGCTTTGATGTAATGAACTGATAAATGAAATTTCAATATCCTGACTGATGCAGAAGTCGTTGACAGCGATTAAATTTTCTGTTTGCATTGCTTTCATTTTTAATTACAGTTTAGACAACTCTTCAAACAACTCTCTTTGTTTCGGCGTAAGATTTTTCGGGATATTGATCGAATACGTAATAATTAAATCGCCAAATTTTCCTTCTGATTTATAAACGGGAAAACCCTTGCCTGTCAGCTTTATTTTACTGCCGTTTTGCGTTTCGGGTTTTACCTTCAGCATAACTTTTCCACCCAAAGTTGCAATGGTAATTTCGCCTCCCAGCACAGCCTTGAACAAATCCAGATTTACAGTGGTATATAAATCATTTCCCAATCGTTTATATTGAGGATTATTGGCAATGGTGAACGTAATGTATAAATCGCCATTCGGTCCACCATTTCTTCCCAAACCGCCATGCCCGGCTATTTTTATTGTTTGCCCGTTTTCAATTCCAGCAGGAATGGTGATTCTGATTTTTTTACCATTCACTGTCAATGTCTGCTGGTGGGTTTTATAAGCATCAACGAGATCGAGACGTAACTCTGTAGTATAATCCTGTCCTCTGTATTTCACCTGCCGGCTTCTGCGGGCACCTGCTGATCCGCCAAACATGGATTCGAAAAAACTGGAGAAATCACCTTCGAACTGCTCACCCGAAAAACCTTGTCTCTGTTCATCTGAAGGTTGTCGCTTGTATTGTCCCGCATTTTGAAATTGTTCTCCATGTTGCCAGTCTTTGCCGTATTGATCATATTTTTTTCGCTTTTCGGGATCGCTTAGGACTTCGTTGGCTTCATTAATCTGCTGAAATTTCTTTTTTGCATCCGAATCACTTGGATTCAAATCGGGGTGATACTTTCGGGCAAATTTCCGGTATGCATTTTTGATTTCTTTTGGTGTTGCCGTTTTATCAACTCCCAGTATTTTATAATAATCTACAAAATCCATTTTTAGAAGAGTTTAGTTGAATAAAAAACCGAGACACAATATTAAATGCTAATATACAATACTTTATTCAGTTCGTTTCATTTCCAATTATTTAGTTCCGAATTCCGAAACAAAATCGCATTTCCTCCGGAAATGAAACAATCAGCCCCGAGTCACTATTCGAGCAAGCTCGATCGTTCCTCAGGGCTGATTATTTTTTGAGACGATTTTGTCTCCTCGTGAACCTCACAGTGCTGAATTCGAACTCTTTTCTCGAGGATTTGAAGAAGATCAGCGTTTTATTTTTGAAAGAATAATTAGTCTGTAATTCATTCGAAATGAAAGAGTAGGGGACAGTGAACTTTGATATTTCGTGCGAAGATCCAGTAGCCATTGTCACATTTAATCAAATCAAAATAGCAGCCTCTACCAGAATCTCCGAAAACCTGAATTCAAAATGCACCGACTGCCAACCAAAGCCGGAATGATTGCTTCTTCAGAGAGTATAAAACAGGATTCCCAAGAAAAGCAATGACAATTTCTGATCTCATTCAGAAATGAACAGAAATCTGTTCATTTTGTAACCCAACAAACACAAAGCCGGCGCTGTGGCCGGCTTTGTGATATAATGTTGAAAATCTGTGTTTTACCAATATTGGGATGGGTGTTTAGGATTTATCTTGGATGGTGCAGCCCAATATGCACAAAGCCGGCGCTGCGGCCGGCTTTGATGTGATCTATTGAAATTCAGTGTTTTACCAATATTGGGATGAGTGTTTAGGATTAATCGTGGATGGTGCATCGCAAGTTCATTTTATACCTAAAAAATTATCTTTCCAAGTTTGATAAAGCTCTAACATTCGTCCTTCTTTAAAGGTTTTTTTATACATCTGCATTGCTGCAATATGCATAATGTT encodes the following:
- a CDS encoding MerR family transcriptional regulator codes for the protein MQTENLIAVNDFCISQDIEISFISSLHQSGLIEIITVQETQFIEINQLQQLEKFIRFYYELDINIEGIETICHLLQRINTMQDEITTLKNKLSLYESYE
- a CDS encoding molecular chaperone DnaJ → MDFVDYYKILGVDKTATPKEIKNAYRKFARKYHPDLNPSDSDAKKKFQQINEANEVLSDPEKRKKYDQYGKDWQHGEQFQNAGQYKRQPSDEQRQGFSGEQFEGDFSSFFESMFGGSAGARRSRQVKYRGQDYTTELRLDLVDAYKTHQQTLTVNGKKIRITIPAGIENGQTIKIAGHGGLGRNGGPNGDLYITFTIANNPQYKRLGNDLYTTVNLDLFKAVLGGEITIATLGGKVMLKVKPETQNGSKIKLTGKGFPVYKSEGKFGDLIITYSINIPKNLTPKQRELFEELSKL